A part of Doryrhamphus excisus isolate RoL2022-K1 chromosome 8, RoL_Dexc_1.0, whole genome shotgun sequence genomic DNA contains:
- the mecom gene encoding histone-lysine N-methyltransferase MECOM isoform X9: MKAEEYSCDTTMAPDIHEERQYRCEDCDQHFESRSQLLDHQMQQCGMPPSSFLNAGDDSDTAQEPQDLRPLHLSHDLHECKECDQVFPDIQSLEAHSLSHSEEREYKCDQCPKAFNWKSNLIRHQMSHDSGKHYECENCSKQVFTDPSNLQRHIRSQHVGARAHACSDCGKTFATSSGLKQHKHIHSSVKPFMCKSLRPYLCEVCHKSYTQFSNLCRHKRMHADCRTQIKCKDCGQMFSTTSSLNKHRRFCEGKNHFTAGGLFAQSMPLPGAPGLDKSALAMGHSSAGLADYFGASRHHSGLTFPATPAFPFSFPGLFPSGLYHRPPLIPATSSPVRQPAHAAVAGPGAELSKSPLLPSSPGASPESRELLKALRKDGGSPTSQIAASELHTHGSMSSTKLRNKQSDQSESSDLDDVSTPSGSDLESMSSSELESDMDIERDRGAAMQNGKNLKLKASDGSPQSQTLTSGGPNKNFARPSLTPSSLDEHTAVTGAVNDSIKAIASIAEKYFGSTGLSSLQDKKVGSLAYPSMFPLPFFPAFSPPVYPFQDRDVRPSALKAETQLQADDCKKAPNKSSSESPFDLTTKRKEETPCPLAPSKPEASHSAGQDQPLDLSLRTRGRGCGAKEDEKKKNVGYEDGKAGMETPKPDTSLQHARPTPFFMDPIYSRVEKRRMSDPFETLKDKYMRPAPGFLFHPQFRLPDQNTWMSAIENMAEKLETFSSLKPESSDLLRSVPSMFDFRAPPSALPETLLRKGKERYTCRYCGKIFPRSANLTRHLRTHTGEQPYRCKYCDRSFSISSNLQRHIRNIHNKEKPFKCHLCDRCFGQQTNLDRHLKKHENGNLSGTAMSSPQSELDGSSAILDDKEDSYFNEIRNFISNAGHSQTSPDPSEEGVNGVTLEEEKTSRGSHDLEDDEVEELGADDEGEESVNTLNKSQEEMPSSNLSDDIGNEMDFTSKANDLSQSCKISPRRYTREDEQSGYSALEQIRHFSDMRKLDESEMSDGEVDEDARSFSHSSLSEAVKQPLFRKSKSQAYAMMLSLAEKDSLHAAAHTPATMWHSLARAAAESSALQSLSHV, from the exons ATGAAGGCTGAAGAGTATTCATGTGATACCACCATGGCTCCTGACATTCATG AGGAAAGGCAGTACCGCTGTGAAGACTGTGACCAGCACTTTGAGTCCCGCAGCCAACTACTGGACCACCAGATGCAGCAGTGTGGGATGCCTCCCTCGTCCTTCCTTAATGCAG GGGATGACAGTGACACTGCCCAGGAACCCCAAGACCTACGACCCCTCCACTTGTCTCATGATCTTCATGAGTGTAAAGAGTGTGATCAGGTCTTCCCGGATATCCAGAG TTTGGAAGCTCACTCTCTGTCCCACTCCGAGGAAAGAGAATATAAGTGCGACCAGTGCCCCAAGGCCTTCAACTGGAAATCAAACCTGATCCGACATCAGATGTCACACGACAGCGGCAAGCACTATGAATGTGAAAACTGCTCAAAG CAGGTGTTCACAGACCCCAGTAACCTTCAGAGGCACATTCGCTCACAGCACGTCGGGGCACGGGCCCACGCCTGTTCCGACTGTGGCAAGACATTCGCGACGTCTTCAGGGCTTAAGCAGCATAAGCACATCCACAGCAGTGTCAAGCCCTTCATGTGTAAGTCACTAAGACCCTACCTAT GTGAGGTATGTCATAAGTCCTACACCCAGTTCTCAAACCTGTGTCGCCACAAACGCATGCATGCGGACTGCCGAACGCAGATCAAGTGCAAAGACTGCGGACAGATGTTCAGCACCACATCATCCCTGAACAAGCACCGGCGCTTCTGTGAAGGGAAAAACCATTTCACAGCAGGGGGATTGTTTGCCCAAAGTATGCCGCTACCCGGTGCCCCAGGATTGGACAAGTCAGCTTTAGCAATGGGTCACAGCAGTGCCGGATTGGCTGATTACTTCGGGGCTAGCCGCCATCATAGCGGGCTTACCTTCCCTGCCACGCCAGCGTTCCCGTTCAGTTTTCCTGGCCTTTTCCCTTCCGGTCTCTACCACCGGCCACCACTCATTCCTGCAACCTCTTCTCCGGTGAGACAACCAGCTCACGCCGCTGTCGCTGGCCCTGGTGCAGAACTCAGTAAGAGTCCATTGTTGCCTTCTAGCCCTGGAGCCAGTCCAGAGTCCAGAGAGCTTCTTAAGGCACTTCGTAAGGACGGCGGTTCTCCTACAAGTCAGATCGCAGCCTCTGAACTTCATACCCATGGCTCAATGTCCTCGACGAAGCTGCGCAACAAGCAAAGCGACCAATCGGAAAGCAGCGATCTGGATGATGTCAGCACACCCAGCGGAAGCGATCTAGAAAGTATGTCAAGCTCTGAACTTGAAAGCGATATGGACATTGAGAGGGATAGGGGGGCTGCTATGCAAAATGGCAAAAACCTCAAACTGAAGGCCAGTGACGGAAGCCCCCAGAGCCAAACCCTGACAAGCGGCGGTCCAAATAAAAACTTTGCCAGACCCTCGCTTACGCCTTCCTCACTGGACGAGCACACTGCTGTTACAGGGGCTGTGAATGACTCTATCAAGGCCATTGCCTCCATTGCTGAAAAGTACTTTGGCTCCACAGGCCTGAGCAGCCTGCAGGACAAAAAGGTTGGGTCCCTGGCCTATCCTTCCATGTTCCCGTTGCCTTTCTTCCCAGCTTTCTCTCCTCCCGTTTATCCTTTCCAAGACAGGGATGTCAGACCTTCAGCGCTGAAGGCTGAGACACAGTTGCAGGCCGACGACTGCAAAAAGGCTCCGAACAAATCTTCCTCAGAGTCACCGTTTGACCTCACCACTAAGCGCAAGGAAGAGACGCCTTGTCCGCTTGCTCCATCCAAACCGGAGGCATCCCACTCCGCCGGTCAGGATCAGCCACTCGACCTCAGCTTAAGGACTAGAGGTCGTGGATGCGGTGCAAAGGAagatgagaagaagaagaatgtggGCTATGAAGACGGGAAGGCAGGCATGGAAACTCCGAAGCCTGATACCTCCTTGCAACATGCCAGGCCGACTCCTTTCTTCATGGACCCCATTTACAG CAGGGTTGAGAAGAGGAGAATGAGCGACCCGTTTGAGACTCTGAAGGACAAGTACATGCGGCCAGCTCCAGGCTTCCTCTTCCATCCTCAG TTTCGTTTGCCGGATCAGAATACTTGG ATGTCGGCGATTGAGAACATGGCAGAGAAGCTGGAGACGTTTAGCTCCTTGAAGCCCGAGTCAAGTGACCTGCTGCGCTCCGTGCCCTCCATGTTTGACTTCCGAGCTCCGCCATCAGCACTTCCAGAGACACTTCTGCGCAAGGGCAAGGAGCGCTATACATGCAG ATATTGTGGAAAAATCTTCCCACGCTCTGCCAACCTGACGCGTCACCTTAGGACTCATACAGGAGAGCAACCTTACAG gtGTAAATACTGCGACCGATCCTTCAGCATCTCCTCCAACCTGCAGAGGCACATTCGCAACATCCACAACAAGGAGAAGCCGTTCAAGTGCCACTTGTGCGACCGTTGCTTTGGTCAGCAAACCAACCTGGATCGTCACCTCAAGAAACATGAGAATGGGAACCTGTCAG GCACCGCGATGTCATCGCCGCAGTCCGAACTAGACGGAAGCAGCGCCATATTGGATGACAAAGAAGACTCTTATTTCAACGAAATAAGAAATTTCATCAGCAACGCAGGCCACAGCCAAACATCACCAGATCCTTCTGAAGAAGG TGTCAATGGCGTCACTTTAGAAGAGGAAAAGACAAGCCgtgggtcacatgacctggaagacgATGAAGTGGAGGAGCTCGGTGCTGATGATGAAGGGGAAGAGTCGGTCAACACCCTGAACAAATCTCAAGAGGAGATGCCCTCCAGTAACCTCAGCGACGATATAGGAAACGAAATGGACTTCACCTCCAAGGCAAACGATTTGAGTCAAAGCTGCAAAATCTCCCCTAGGAG GTATACACGTGAGGATGAGCAGAGTGGCTACTCAGCCTTGGAGCAGATTCGACACTTTTCAGACATGCGCAAGCTGGATGAGAGTGAAATGAGTGACGGTGAAGTGGATGAAGATGCCCGATCGTTCAGCCACTCCTCGCTGAGTGAGGCAGTCAAACAGCCCCTCTTTAGGAAATCCAAGTCACAG GCCTACGCCATGATGCTGTCCCTGGCTGAAAAGGACTCCCTCCACGCAGCCGCACACACGCCGGCCACCATGTGGCACAGTCTGGCTCGGGCCGCCGCCGAATCCAGCGCCCTCCAGTCCCTCAGCCATGTATGA